The following is a genomic window from Elgaria multicarinata webbii isolate HBS135686 ecotype San Diego chromosome 9, rElgMul1.1.pri, whole genome shotgun sequence.
TATAAATCTTTGCATAATATTTAATCTCTATTTTTTGCATTAAAAGGAGGCAACTTAGTTGATAATATAGAAAATTCCTTAGTTCACAAGACATGTTGCCTGCCATATAACTACTGAGACATCTTTTGGGAATATGCACAGCATATTATTTTAATTCAGACTGGTCAATATTTTCTTTTGGACTTGTGATTTATAACAAGTTGaatttattttgtaaaaacaGAGTCAAGCTAAACTCCATTAATGTTGTTGTTACATACTTTCTCCAGAACTAGGCATAGGCAGGCACTGGGGAGCAGGTTTGATATTCAGAGGTTTATTTGCAAGGCATAAAAAATTTAACTTGCTTgtgttagagagcaatcctatggcccctaaacAGCATTTGGGGGGCCAGAGGATTTTTTGGTTTGCTAGATTCAAGgctggagacagcactccaaactcagacccaggagtctgagctccctgtCCTGCCTCCTCATAGTCAGCATAAGGAGAACCATATTAGTTGCCTCTACAAGCTTGCAAACGTGAGATCAGTGAGGAGGGAAAGGGAACgtgctggtgggcagggaaggcACAGCTTatccctccccagcctccttccctccctctacctAATGCCTCAGATAAATGGgcaaaaatgcctgtctagctAAATTGCAGACCAGGAGGCATGGCGTGCCTCCCACTCTGCTTTGGATACTCGTAAGCTTCGGAGTTCAGAGGTTTACGAGTATCCATGGAATATccgataggattgcgcccttagtgttTAATATATGCATAAAAAAAGCTCAGTAACAGGATGGAGAAAATGGCCAGGTAAGAAGTTGGAAAACTATCTCCCAACCTTTGTTGAGGATTTATTAAATGCTATATTTGGTTGATAGACATTTGATAAGTTTGGGAAATACTTCTAAATTAACCTTTCATATGggtactgtttttttttaatattcttctGCAATCACCATtggaaaatacaataaaaagtcaTTTTCTTTTGTCTTTCAGCAGCTgttaaaggaaggaaaagaaaaaataaatcttCTGAACCCAAAAAACCTGCTGCTAAACCTGCCAAATCAAAAGGCAAACAGGAGAAAATCACAGATACTTTTAAAGTCAAAAGGAAAGTAGACCGTTTTAATGGAGTATCTGAAGCTGAACTGTTGACCAAAACCCTTCCTGATATACTGACCTTCAACTTGGACATTGTAATTGTAAGTCAAATGTAAGAAGCTTTTATCTGTCCCAACTTTTTTGTAGCCAGTTCAATTTGCAATTTGGTAATACATTTCAGAGGGGTGTCTGCATTTAGTTCATTGCAGCAAGAACATTCTGTTCTTGTCTTCGATACATTTTGAGCTCTGTGTAGATATGGCAAGGACTTGCTTCCCTTGCATTTCAGGACCTCTTGATTCCTCTGTTTATCATTGCTTTCCCGTCTTATGTGTCCTATGCCAACCAAGGAATATTTGCCATTCATTTGGTGAAGTGGGTGCTAGTCCATGGAAGATTCTGTGTGCTATAATATACCTGTTAAGTCATTAAGGTGTGGTTAAAGTTGGTGCTAATGGCATCTTAATACAAAATCTAGAGTTCTTTCTTCCTCGCTAGTGAGTGCTGTAACAGATGCATAAGGTACAACCTTCATTTCATTGAGGCAAATAGGAAGTCTCTACTTAATTTTTATGAAGATAGGTCTGCAGAACTGATTATTTAGGAGAGAAAAAACTCAGAAGATGGTCTCTTGTTATTTCAATTGGGGATTATAAGTTATCTTTTGATCTTCTCCTTATAATCAGCAAAGAATTAAGCACACTTCCACTTTTTTCTtactattttaaagtatttcttcTGTTTTAGAGTCAAGTACTTACAAGATCTGACAAATCATTAACTTCATAACTCTTGGAAATTGACAGTCATCTCATTTCCTGAgttttttatttcatattttaaaccACTATCCTGCCTTATTTCAGCAACGTATGCTGGTAAATAGATAGTTGTGTAATacagtgtttggtttttttattaatCTGATGTGTTGTGtgctttattcatttaaaataataattgagaTTTCATTACATATTGCTCTCTAGATTGGTATAAACCCAGGTTTGATGGCAGCTTACAAAGGTCATCATTATCCAGGACCTGGAAACCACTTCTGTAAGTACCTCCTTTCATGATCTGTTGAAATGTAAGAATTTGGATTTAACTTGGAATTTGCTGATTGTAGAAGTGGCCAGCAGGGGGAAGGTTCTTGAATTGGGATCATGGCCACAGTTTGGCTTCTGAACAGATGCATGTGTGAAATGGTGTCCATGTGAAATGCTGCAGATTTGGTTTTCATTCAACAAAAGTGGAATGCCAAGCAGTGACAGATCACAAGATGAGATATGGTCCTTTTATGAACATCAGCAGTAAATTGTGTGGCAAATTGCCAGTCAGAACGTACAATGAAAGACACCAAATTTTAAAAGTACTGGTTGTGTAGGCAATGATAACTTGACTACTCTGTAACATGAACTACCTTCAGCATTCTAATAATATATATTGATTGACCCCATTTTGCATATTGCTACTCCGCTTATATAGTTACAGTCTTAGAAACAAACATCTTGTTGAAAGTCAATTGGGGTGTTGCTATATGTACATTTCAAAAGAAtataacaaatatatattttctggTTCCACAGGGAAGTGTCTTTTTCTATCTGGACTAAGTGAGGAACAGTTGAATCATATGGATGACCATACTTTACCGCATAAATATGGAATTGGCTTTACAAACATGGTGGAAAGGACAACACCAGGTAGCAAAGACCTTTCCAGGTATGATAAAGTTCAATTATGATACAGTTGATCATTGGTAAAtgtgctgctatttttatttgtgtCTTTTCTTGTTTTCTCTCTTAGCAAAGAGTTTCGGGAAGGAGGACGTATTCTGGTGCAGAAATTACAGAAGTATCAACCTAAAATAGCAGTTTTTAATGGGAAATGTGaggcttttttttaatccatgcagtttctatatttttattccattcGTCTTACGTTGTAATTAACAATTGGTTTATCTCTGATTTCACTGTAggtatttatgacatttttagcAAAGAGGTTTTTGGAGTAAAGGTTAAGAAGTTGGAATTTGGCCTGCAACCGCATAAGGTCCCAGACACAGAAACAGTAGGTTCCTATCATGATTAGAAATGTAAAAACAGAACCTTCCCATTTGTGGAAGGATGAACTTACTAAAATATATGACCAGATCATTTAAAATATGTAGCAGCCAAGAGTTTTGAAACAAATGAagctaatgttttaaaaatgcttgcTAGTTTGGTGACTTACTGCCTGCTCTTTTTGATATTTCTTGTACAGGTTTGCTATGTTATGCCATCATCCAGTGCAAGATGTGCTCAGTTTCCTCGTGCACAAGATAAAGTTCATTATTACATAAAGCTCAAAGACCTGAGGGATCAGCTGAAGGGTGTTTCGACAAACACAGATGTCCAGGAAGTGCAATACACATTTGACTTGCAGCTTGCACAAGGTACAGCATATAAAGTCAAAATATCCACATATTGCTCAAAATATCCACAAAAGTAAAGTAAAGTAGGCCTGGGCATTTAGTCAGTGCCGTGAAATGGAAGACTGCATTTGTTACgtattttaaatataattttcatAAAATATGCAGACTATGACCTGTTAAAATCCATTGCATAATTTCTTCTGTTAGGCTGTTCCTACAACTCTTATTGAGAGAACAAGTAGCTAGTTATAATGTACTTTGGAAATTATCACTGATTGAAAAATTACAACTCTTTCATAAGTCCAAACTTTCTGGgtcggtgggcacatttggaattttgagagaggttTATGGGAActctcacaaaatagctgccatggggggcttatacatttatttatttattgcatttctataccgcccattagccaaagctctctgggcggttcacaaaaattaaaaccattcaaagtataaaacaacagtataaaaacatgatataaaatacagtgtaaaagcacaaccaggataaaatcagcagcagtgcagaaatacaaattcaaaacagccaagttaaaattaatttataaactgttaaaatactgagaaaataaaaaggtcttcacctggcatctaaaagaatatagtgtaggtgccaggtgaacctccttagagagctcattccacagccagggtgccacagcagagaaggccctcctcctggtagccacctgcctcacttcctttgacagcggctcacgaagaaggacccctgaggatgaccttagggtctgggcaggtacatattggaggaggcgtttcttcagatagcctggccccaagctgtttagggctttaaattaaagcctgtttagggctttaataccagcactttgaattgggcccagacctggactggcagccaaggaAGCTGGAAgtggactggcgtgatgtggtctcgttggccagtccctgtaagtcaatgtgctgccctgttttgtaccagttgaagtttccagaccattttcaaaggcacccccacgtataacgcattgcagtaatccaaacgagaggttatgagagcatggataactgtagctaggctatctccatcctaagctgataaaaggtgctgttTGCCACTGagctcacctgtgcctcaagtgacagctttataaaatggctaccatggtgtgactatgactggccatgcccatttcccagaaggcaaactggtaagactaaaagaaaagtaacttactTAATAACCTAAATATAAGATAGAGATGAGGGTCTGAGCACTAAGAAATAAAgctactcttttgaacccaattaAAGATGGCGCTGCTGGGCAGCACTTTGCTgagcagcatgccagcctcccagttaaatagAAATCAGGGTcagggagcctggcaggtgccaagagaagtgtccatgggcacattggtgcccagaGGCACCATGCTCGAGACCCCAGAAATAGATGCTGACCTTGTTCTTACTTAACACCAGTttttgggttatttaactcacgaATTGGCGGGAATGAGTGGACATGCTGCCTGAAGTATGCTCCTCAGTTCCATTTTTTGTAAACAACCTACAGTCAACCCATTCGTAGGTTGTGAGCATGTCATCTGAAGAACAAAGTtgtaggttaactctgggttgtttaacccctaaaacAACTCAAGAGTGTCTGGATTTGGATCACGCTCACAACCTGCAAACAGGGTGGTTGTAGGCTGTTTACAGAAAGTGAAAGCGAGAAGTGCACCAGAGACAGCACATTCACTTGCTCCCACCTGTGTCTGACAACCCGTgggttacttatttatttatttatttattacatttttataccgcccaatagccgaagctctttgggcggttcacaaaaattaaaaccatcataaaacaaccaacaagttaaaaaacacaaatacaaaatacaatataaaaagcacaaccaggataaaaccacgcagcaaaattgatataaggttaaaatacagagttaaaacagtacaatttaagttaaaattaagtgttaaaatactgagtgaataaaaaggtcttcagcaggcgacgaaaggagtacagtgtaggcgccaggcggacctctctggggagctcattccacaaccggggtgccacagcggagaaagccctcctcctagtagccacctgcctcacttcctttggcaggggctcacggagaaggggctcggttaaacaatccatggtttgtgattacatgcaaactgggtctatCTCTTGTGGTAGAAAAACAATATTATCCTATTGTAAAATTCTTCATAAGCATAAGAGTTTAAAAGAGATCTAAGTTTGTGGGTTTATTTTATCCAGAGGAAGCTAAGAAGATGGCtgtcaaagaagaaaaatacgATCCAGGTTATGAAGCTGCTTTTGGAGGTGCTTATGGGGAGAAAACGGCCACGGAGAGTGAACAATGTAACTTCCCTTCAAATGGAACAGGTACAGTATGGGGTGGGATTTTTGGATCCATGTCCCTTAACATAGAAGATGTTaggatttcttttgttttgttgaagACAAATGCAGCAGCACATTTAGAAGTAGATGCAAAACTATTAACCATTTAGGTGATGTAAGAACTCCTAGATTCCTTTTCTCCTTTCACATGTAACTTTCCAGCCATTCAAAGATCAAATATAGAGAAACATATAAATACAGTTGAGTCAAATTCAGTCTTTTCTGTTGCCCACTATTTGTTGGCGTGTCTTAACTTGACATTTATAAGatgaaataataactataaacaGCTTTACCATAGCCAGGGAAGTTAGGGGATCGAGAGGAGCTTATAATATAGTGAGAAATAGCAAATTCTACATCCAATAAAATGTTTAAAGCTGttcaatttatttaataaattacattattaaaataaaattataagcTAATACAATTTTAAATTGTCAGGTGCTTTTGAATTATATCTATCCCACACATTAACCTGAAGAGTTCCCAGAGTGGCTCATAAATTTAGCAAAATTAAACAAAACTGCAAACACAATACATAACCAATTATATAAACAGAATAGTAAACTATATATTAAAACCAGAGCCAGATAAGATTTAAACTGCCCATTAAAATGGCATCTAAAaagggtaattttttttttttacaaaaaacttTACCTAGCATTGAAAAgataattaagggcacaatcctatgcatgttcagacagaaaaaaatcttacaactcccagcattccctggctggGAAATCTAggaattctaggacttttttctgtctaaatatgcataggattgcaccgtaagtCTCATAAGATGAAAATTCCCGGAAAGAGCATTCAAAAGATGAGGTGCCAACAACAAGAAGGTTCTTTCTCAGGTCACCACTCACCTCCTTCCAACAACAAGGGAAGTGACAAAAGGCTCTGAGGAACATGTCATCATCTGCAATTTCCTATTGGTGTTTGATaaacacctcccccacccccggtgccTTTTATGGTCATTGACAGAATGCTGGAAGCAAATTCTGCTTCTTACACCACCCATGCCCAGATAGATTCCTgttgaacaggaggaggaggtaaaGATGAACTAAATGGTATCCCTGACAAGCAAAATGTGTAATCAGCGTGTTTAGGAGAAATGTCTTCGCATCCTTTAGCTGTAATAGAcaatttagttttgttttgtttttaatgcagcaACCAATGCAGAGTATAGCAGTGGATCTTCCTTTGGAGATGTACCCAATGGACAGTGGATGACACATTCTTTCACAGACCAGATTCCAGAGTTCAGTAATTCAAGACcacaagaggaagaaggaagcaaTGCTTAAAGTCTGCCTTTTCAGTCAAGCGGAAGTGGTGCAGAGGGTTTTTTATTATGCAGTTGTCAAGAATGGTACCTCAGTTCCCCAACTGAAGCATTTTAATAGTGTTTTATCTCTTAGTTTTCTTATAACCATTTGTGTTTGTAGACTTAACCCTATGAATTAGGTCACCTTAAGAAAATGTCCCAAGTTTTTAAGAGAAAATTCTTCCCTTTTTTGTATGAGACTTTTGTATTTAAATTGTCCCATAGTTGCAGTTTTAGAAAACCGATTTATCATTTGTGATGACCCATTTCttgttttaaattagtattttgTAATGTAATCTGTAACCTGTCCCTTCATGCGTTGGGATGTTTCATATGTGTTTTAGTATATCTAAAGAGATGGAGAGTCCTTTGTAGATTTAATGTTACCAGACACTGGCATAATAAGTTATTGCCCAGCAAATCTGTTACACAGTAGTAGACATTCAGGCCCACCTATGGTATGGGAGAAacctgctttatagcagaagtaactgttttttctttctttctaagaaaGGAGCTCACATCCTTAACTCGGTTCTGgttcatgcatgcatgtgtgtacatCAGTTGATTACTGGCACTTAAACCACCTTCACTGAAAAGCATAGGGTTGAGCCAAATAATCGTGAGGTTCATTCTTCAGCTGGAACATAATTATTCAGGTTTTTCTTGgctatttgctgctgcttcaactgccattcctcttcttttcttcacTCCCTCCTCCTCAATTCCTCCTCAAGTGATCCTAACCAATCAGAAATCATGTGCTGGGTGCAGTGACATTACAGTGCTGTGTAACCAATTGGATTTGACTATTTGCTGACTTCATTAAGAGCAAGAGAGGCCCACTTAGAACAAGGCCATATAGGCCATCTTAGGCAGTGAGGGATTGCAAATGGAACACTTTCACAATGATCCTTGAAAAGTCATTGAACCTGGGGTGTCTCTTCCGATCCTGAGAAAATATGCTATAGTTCCCCCTTCTCTGCTTTTTTGGCTCAGCCCTAAAAAGCATTCTTAGTTAGTAAAAATGAAAGTGCTGCCTCTAGTGTTTTATCTGTGATGGCCTATTATTTTGATGCTGCAGTTATAATATGATAAACACACATGTATGAACCACTCCTTAGTGTTTGTgaaatatggggtgggtggggggagggtgtaAAGAAAACGGTTTGAGGAGAGAGTGCACATGTTTCTGATAGTCTGATACTGTGGACTCATCTCAGGAAGGCGTGGGAGACCCTGCAACAAACATTTTGTTCATTCCCTTCTGCCTGTCCTCTGAATGTTCAGCTATTAAGGGGAGCGACTTGTAGTGTAGCTCTAAGAATGGATGAATTTTAGTGTTTCAAGAGAATTTTTGGTCAGAATAGAGAGCCATCTTGAAAAGGAAACAAAGGTCTGTATAGGCTTCCTAAATATAtacatgccacaaaaaaacagggagggaggaaatggaATAGAATCAGGGAGGGAAAGCATTGAGTTTCAGCTTTATTCCTTAATTTAGTATTTTTTATTTCTAGGGAATGGAGCATTCCACATCTCACTGGCCAAAATATTTAATAGTGATTGCAGGACATTCAAATGTTAGGCAGCTACAAGCATACCCTGGGGACTGGACATAAGTTAACTATTTGTGAATCATTTCCTTAAGGTTTGGGGTACAATTTTCTAGCCTGCAGAAGATTCCAGTAGGGCTTGCCCTGtcttccctctctcccacctATTCACGGGCTCTCTACAGGCAACACACTGCAATGTTGAGGAAATGGGAGGTCCATATACGTTATCAATCCTTCTCTGCTTTGTAAGTAAGGCTTGGAGAGGAAAAGTTAGATGTGAGTAAGGACGGTGCACCCCATTTTCCCCAATGCCCTGTTGTTCTGCTTGCATGCATaggggaaaagaagaggaaactGGCTGCATTCTCTGCTTAGAGGTGTTGAACCTACGATGTAAGTAGGTCGTGCCCATTGCCTTTCTATACCTTTAAATTAATATTAGGAATGGTTTTCCTGCCAGTGCCTAATATTTTGCTTCCTTCTGTTTTCCCCCAACTCCCTTTTTGTCTCAAGAAGAGAAGAGATGACTTAAAAGTAAAAGCAATAAGAGGATTAAATAGAAGTTTTGCTTATCTTTTGATTAGGTGCTTTGGATACTTGAATTATGCACAAGAACTGTGTCTCTGTAATGTGTACATAGCTTAGATCACTATTTAACTATACCCTAACAGctgaatttatttaaaatgtct
Proteins encoded in this region:
- the TDG gene encoding G/T mismatch-specific thymine DNA glycosylase isoform X3; this encodes MMNAAPNMEMMDEQETLQGVLEPNIVQEPVQAAVKGRKRKNKSSEPKKPAAKPAKSKGKQEKITDTFKVKRKVDRFNGVSEAELLTKTLPDILTFNLDIVIIGINPGLMAAYKGHHYPGPGNHFWKCLFLSGLSEEQLNHMDDHTLPHKYGIGFTNMVERTTPGSKDLSSKEFREGGRILVQKLQKYQPKIAVFNGKCIYDIFSKEVFGVKVKKLEFGLQPHKVPDTETVCYVMPSSSARCAQFPRAQDKVHYYIKLKDLRDQLKGVSTNTDVQEVQYTFDLQLAQEEAKKMAVKEEKYDPGYEAAFGGAYGEKTATESEQCNFPSNGTATNAEYSSGSSFGDVPNGQWMTHSFTDQIPEFSNSRPQEEEGSNA
- the TDG gene encoding G/T mismatch-specific thymine DNA glycosylase isoform X1, encoding MEAEELGTRYYTPLQPAFYPFPFHEMMNAAPNMEMMDEQETLQGVLEPNIVQEPVQAAVKGRKRKNKSSEPKKPAAKPAKSKGKQEKITDTFKVKRKVDRFNGVSEAELLTKTLPDILTFNLDIVIIGINPGLMAAYKGHHYPGPGNHFWKCLFLSGLSEEQLNHMDDHTLPHKYGIGFTNMVERTTPGSKDLSSKEFREGGRILVQKLQKYQPKIAVFNGKCIYDIFSKEVFGVKVKKLEFGLQPHKVPDTETVCYVMPSSSARCAQFPRAQDKVHYYIKLKDLRDQLKGVSTNTDVQEVQYTFDLQLAQEEAKKMAVKEEKYDPGYEAAFGGAYGEKTATESEQCNFPSNGTATNAEYSSGSSFGDVPNGQWMTHSFTDQIPEFSNSRPQEEEGSNA
- the TDG gene encoding G/T mismatch-specific thymine DNA glycosylase isoform X2 — its product is MEAEELGTRYYTPLQPAFYPFPFHEMMNAAPNMEMMDEQETLQGVLEPNIVQEPVQAVKGRKRKNKSSEPKKPAAKPAKSKGKQEKITDTFKVKRKVDRFNGVSEAELLTKTLPDILTFNLDIVIIGINPGLMAAYKGHHYPGPGNHFWKCLFLSGLSEEQLNHMDDHTLPHKYGIGFTNMVERTTPGSKDLSSKEFREGGRILVQKLQKYQPKIAVFNGKCIYDIFSKEVFGVKVKKLEFGLQPHKVPDTETVCYVMPSSSARCAQFPRAQDKVHYYIKLKDLRDQLKGVSTNTDVQEVQYTFDLQLAQEEAKKMAVKEEKYDPGYEAAFGGAYGEKTATESEQCNFPSNGTATNAEYSSGSSFGDVPNGQWMTHSFTDQIPEFSNSRPQEEEGSNA